The following are from one region of the Methanobacterium veterum genome:
- a CDS encoding metallophosphoesterase family protein, with amino-acid sequence MFGNPYYSFSEKNSYFIVLDDANSDVNNTQMNWLKNELRWSQNCKYRFIFMHIPLYDPRYNSTGKGLSLGNSTTEKTINNLFDEYNVTILFTSHIHGYFHGVWGKTAFITTGGAGSPLSKPPNGVNSTENYFYHYILVNVTDHGVDYELVMYN; translated from the coding sequence GTGTTTGGAAACCCTTACTATTCATTTTCAGAAAAAAACAGCTACTTCATAGTCCTGGATGATGCAAACTCAGATGTTAACAACACTCAGATGAACTGGCTGAAAAACGAGCTTAGATGGAGCCAGAATTGCAAATACCGATTTATATTTATGCATATTCCTCTGTATGACCCTCGGTATAATTCTACGGGTAAAGGTCTCAGTTTAGGCAACTCGACCACTGAAAAAACCATCAATAATCTTTTTGACGAGTACAACGTCACCATACTTTTCACATCACATATCCACGGCTATTTCCATGGAGTGTGGGGCAAAACGGCATTTATAACAACGGGAGGTGCAGGATCTCCTCTAAGTAAGCCTCCTAATGGTGTTAATAGTACTGAAAACTATTTTTACCACTATATTTTAGTTAATGTGACAGATCATGGAGTTGATTATGAATTGGTAATGTATAATTAA
- a CDS encoding ADP-ribosylglycohydrolase family protein has protein sequence MNKQIIDRARGSLIGLAVGDALGVPLEFKSPGTFEPVEDMIGGGSFNLKPGEWTDDTSMALCLAESLIEKQELDMVDQLERYTRWYREGHLSVNGRCFDIGNTTREALHKFEEIYEPYCGPTYERSAGNGSIMRLAPVPIFYFSSPEYAVINAGESSRTTHGHILTVDACRYMAGIIIGAMIGHKKEQILSCRYCPVSGFWDAHELAPEIDEIACGSFKHKNPPEILGIGYVVKSLEAALWAFYNSSNFEEGALTAVNLGDDADTTGAVYGQIAGAYYGESGIPESWKNKLACCDLIRSFADRLIGNINANYNKI, from the coding sequence ATGAATAAACAAATCATCGACCGTGCCAGAGGGTCTCTCATAGGCCTTGCTGTAGGTGACGCACTTGGCGTGCCGCTGGAATTCAAATCTCCCGGAACATTTGAACCAGTCGAAGATATGATCGGTGGCGGTTCATTCAACTTAAAGCCTGGAGAATGGACAGACGACACCAGCATGGCTTTATGCCTGGCGGAAAGCTTGATCGAAAAGCAGGAACTTGACATGGTGGATCAACTTGAAAGGTACACGAGATGGTACCGTGAAGGGCATTTAAGCGTCAACGGCAGGTGTTTTGATATTGGAAACACCACAAGAGAAGCTTTGCATAAATTTGAAGAGATATATGAACCTTACTGTGGTCCAACCTACGAAAGATCTGCTGGAAACGGCTCTATAATGCGCTTAGCCCCAGTTCCGATTTTCTATTTTTCAAGTCCAGAATATGCAGTTATTAATGCAGGGGAAAGTTCAAGGACAACACATGGTCATATCTTAACTGTAGATGCCTGCAGATATATGGCAGGGATAATTATTGGTGCAATGATAGGTCACAAAAAGGAGCAAATACTCTCTTGCAGGTACTGCCCAGTTTCTGGCTTCTGGGATGCACATGAATTGGCTCCAGAAATTGATGAAATTGCATGCGGATCGTTCAAGCATAAAAATCCCCCTGAAATCTTGGGAATCGGCTATGTGGTAAAATCCTTAGAAGCAGCATTATGGGCTTTCTATAACAGCAGTAACTTTGAAGAAGGCGCTTTAACGGCTGTTAATTTAGGGGACGATGCTGATACAACAGGTGCAGTCTACGGCCAGATTGCAGGTGCTTATTATGGAGAAAGTGGGATTCCTGAAAGCTGGAAAAATAAGTTGGCCTGCTGTGATTTGATCCGGTCATTTGCAGATAGATTAATTGGGAATATAAACGCTAATTATAATAAGATTTAA
- a CDS encoding alpha/beta fold hydrolase yields the protein MPEISGIKLNYIEKGEGFPLILIHGLSDDLRLWAPLIPQLSRNYRTVSLDLRGHGSSGKPKGHYSIEQFSRDIYFLLNELSIKKAHFIGFSLGGAVVQDLAVNYPEMVSSIVLMSSFSFVDLKLNETFLKLRESLVEGGFAAFFDEILPLVLTPELINENRAELEQVREEKIKTESVESLINTIDACMEFDVKDKISVISKPALIISGKEDVLIPDELARQVHRIIDGSKLIILENTGHNVLIPENLQFLLELILKFLKDV from the coding sequence ATGCCAGAAATCAGCGGTATTAAACTTAACTACATTGAAAAGGGTGAAGGATTCCCTTTAATTTTAATTCATGGCTTATCTGATGATTTGAGGTTGTGGGCCCCTTTAATTCCCCAACTATCAAGAAATTACAGGACAGTATCTTTAGATCTTAGGGGACATGGTAGTTCAGGCAAACCAAAGGGCCATTATTCCATTGAACAGTTCAGCAGGGATATATATTTTCTTCTTAATGAGTTAAGCATAAAAAAGGCCCATTTCATAGGCTTTTCTTTGGGAGGGGCTGTAGTCCAGGATTTGGCAGTTAATTACCCCGAAATGGTTTCATCAATAGTGTTGATGTCCAGTTTCAGCTTTGTTGATCTTAAATTGAATGAAACTTTCCTGAAGCTCAGGGAGTCTCTGGTTGAAGGGGGATTTGCGGCATTTTTTGACGAGATACTGCCTTTAGTTTTAACTCCTGAATTAATTAATGAGAATAGGGCAGAACTTGAACAGGTTAGGGAAGAAAAAATTAAAACAGAGTCTGTAGAATCGTTGATCAACACCATTGATGCGTGCATGGAATTTGATGTTAAAGACAAAATATCGGTGATCTCAAAACCAGCTTTAATAATTTCTGGAAAAGAAGATGTTTTAATTCCAGATGAACTAGCAAGGCAGGTCCATAGAATTATAGATGGATCAAAACTCATAATACTTGAAAATACGGGGCATAATGTTCTTATACCTGAAAATTTACAGTTTCTGCTGGAATTAATTTTAAAATTCCTTAAAGATGTTTAG
- a CDS encoding flavodoxin domain-containing protein, with amino-acid sequence MQKTLLIYESKYGTTEKIARYLQMVLGPAKYCRTGEFEDLYKDFDFVVIGSPVYSGKLEPHIYQFVENNLDWLKEKPVALFCTCLNPSDGNENLNDLAKTIGNVVDKNVLGGVLKQGTLNEEDKKALRLFSEKIGFKIENINSFNLEEVLKYALELKLIKDDLMPKAPSPKIKKKVEKFLTTHNTCTLSTSYKNRVRSTPIEYLYSNGFMYFLSEGGEKFSNIPLNKNVSVAVYDDYTCMNSLAGMQITGSAHIIPDDTDEYYDVIKMKGLNEDFIKNLPVNMNIIKIKINKIEFLYSKFKEMGFEPKQIYFFPKHL; translated from the coding sequence ATGCAAAAAACTCTTTTAATTTATGAAAGCAAATACGGGACTACAGAAAAAATAGCCAGATACCTGCAAATGGTACTGGGACCTGCTAAATACTGCAGGACAGGAGAATTTGAAGATTTATACAAAGATTTTGACTTTGTAGTTATAGGTTCTCCAGTATACAGCGGAAAACTGGAACCCCACATATACCAGTTTGTTGAAAATAACCTGGACTGGCTTAAAGAGAAACCAGTAGCCCTGTTTTGCACATGCCTGAATCCATCAGACGGGAATGAAAATCTAAATGACCTTGCAAAAACAATAGGTAACGTTGTTGATAAAAATGTCTTAGGGGGCGTATTAAAACAGGGTACATTGAATGAAGAAGATAAAAAAGCACTCCGATTGTTCAGCGAAAAAATAGGGTTTAAAATAGAAAATATTAACAGTTTTAACCTGGAGGAAGTTCTAAAATATGCCCTTGAACTTAAATTAATTAAAGATGACCTGATGCCTAAAGCGCCATCACCTAAAATCAAAAAGAAAGTAGAAAAGTTCTTAACAACCCATAATACCTGTACACTTTCCACTTCCTACAAAAACAGAGTAAGGTCAACACCAATAGAATACCTCTACAGCAACGGATTTATGTACTTTTTAAGTGAAGGGGGAGAAAAATTTTCCAATATCCCACTTAACAAAAATGTCTCCGTAGCAGTTTATGACGACTATACCTGCATGAACAGCCTTGCAGGCATGCAGATAACCGGTTCTGCACATATCATTCCAGATGATACAGATGAATATTATGATGTAATTAAAATGAAAGGTTTAAACGAGGATTTTATAAAAAATCTGCCGGTTAACATGAACATAATTAAAATAAAAATTAATAAGATCGAATTTTTATATTCAAAATTTAAAGAAATGGGCTTTGAGCCAAAACAGATCTATTTTTTTCCTAAACATCTTTAA
- a CDS encoding GHMP family kinase ATP-binding protein, producing MTVQLHDSLKEAEKKKAMPEVIAYHRIDGPGSSLDLSEFQQAFWKLPSIPEQDDPAVKWTCSLPRTVGITIDTGTRVEAHPFDPGRIGIKSVEYKTEVSASHGEVIPVKENWLLKILEIFDLSGVMFVLKNLKEGLHSSGLGGSSAAATGVCILANELAGRPFSKIQLIAMASRIEQDFGVSLTGTQEQSNVLFGGVTDYVWFPWGIPGRPGTGYGSSMRFELITPHDYSKLEERMAIFHSGHPRLSTEVNIVWRNALRAEDGYKHHFKKMEVAYRFREGLRLQKWGHVLDSMVKYREIRTKLCRDYMAGSMDLLERAESHNCTAFPLGAGGGGGVLLFSPDPKSLESLRGDLQGIYREIPFKIRSKGYEINNSL from the coding sequence ATGACTGTTCAGCTCCATGATTCCCTAAAAGAAGCAGAGAAAAAGAAGGCTATGCCAGAAGTTATTGCTTATCATAGAATTGATGGTCCGGGATCCAGTTTAGATTTAAGCGAATTTCAACAGGCATTCTGGAAACTACCGAGTATACCTGAACAGGATGACCCCGCAGTGAAATGGACATGCAGCCTTCCAAGAACTGTGGGTATAACTATAGATACTGGAACAAGGGTTGAGGCCCATCCATTTGATCCTGGTCGTATAGGCATTAAGTCTGTTGAATATAAAACAGAAGTTTCAGCATCACATGGGGAGGTTATTCCAGTAAAAGAGAACTGGCTGCTTAAAATACTGGAAATATTCGATCTTTCAGGCGTTATGTTTGTTTTGAAAAATTTAAAAGAAGGCCTGCATTCTTCAGGGCTTGGGGGATCATCTGCTGCAGCTACAGGTGTTTGCATACTTGCAAATGAGCTGGCAGGACGGCCTTTTAGTAAGATCCAGCTGATTGCTATGGCTTCCCGTATTGAACAGGATTTTGGAGTAAGTCTTACTGGAACTCAGGAGCAGTCAAATGTTCTTTTTGGGGGAGTCACTGATTATGTCTGGTTTCCATGGGGCATACCTGGACGCCCTGGCACCGGATACGGCTCTTCAATGCGGTTTGAATTGATAACTCCTCATGACTATTCTAAGTTAGAAGAAAGGATGGCTATTTTCCATTCGGGACACCCTCGACTGAGTACTGAAGTTAACATTGTATGGAGAAATGCCCTGCGGGCTGAAGATGGGTATAAACATCACTTTAAAAAAATGGAAGTGGCCTACAGGTTTCGTGAAGGCTTGAGACTGCAAAAATGGGGCCATGTGTTAGATTCCATGGTAAAATACCGTGAAATACGAACAAAGCTCTGCAGAGATTATATGGCAGGTTCCATGGATTTGCTGGAGCGTGCTGAATCACATAACTGTACTGCTTTTCCGTTAGGTGCAGGAGGTGGAGGGGGAGTACTTTTATTTTCCCCAGATCCTAAGTCTTTAGAAAGCCTGCGCGGAGATCTTCAAGGTATATACCGTGAAATCCCATTTAAAATCAGATCTAAAGGATATGAAATTAATAATAGCTTGTAG